One genomic segment of Eikenella corrodens includes these proteins:
- a CDS encoding IMPACT family protein encodes MSTSDTPCTYRTLAEPGQAEFKDKGSRFIAFAYPVRTAAEVKNYVDALRQEHHKARHWCYAYRLGTDGLQFRVNDDGEPSGSAGRPILGQIDSAGLTDVLVVVVRYFGGTLLGVPGLIHAYKTATQMALQQTAQVEKNIEKRVTLRCGYPHLSEVLWLAKQHGAEVLQQDLQLDCRLRCAVPLANYAACLDAWQKTRAVEILEDVQENEEAT; translated from the coding sequence ATGTCAACTTCTGATACTCCCTGCACCTACCGCACTTTGGCTGAACCCGGCCAGGCTGAGTTTAAAGACAAAGGCAGCCGTTTTATTGCCTTTGCCTATCCCGTGCGCACGGCAGCAGAAGTGAAAAACTATGTGGACGCACTACGGCAGGAACACCACAAGGCTCGACATTGGTGTTATGCCTACCGTTTGGGCACAGATGGTTTGCAGTTTCGTGTCAACGACGATGGCGAACCTTCCGGCAGCGCCGGCCGGCCGATTTTGGGCCAGATTGATTCGGCCGGGCTAACCGATGTTTTGGTGGTGGTGGTGCGCTATTTTGGCGGCACGCTGCTGGGCGTGCCCGGCCTGATTCATGCCTACAAAACCGCCACCCAAATGGCCTTGCAGCAAACCGCGCAGGTGGAAAAAAATATTGAAAAGCGGGTAACCCTGCGCTGCGGCTACCCGCATTTGAGCGAGGTTTTGTGGCTGGCCAAACAGCACGGCGCGGAAGTGTTGCAGCAGGATTTGCAACTGGATTGCCGCCTGCGTTGCGCCGTGCCGCTGGCCAATTATGCCGCCTGCCTGGATGCCTGGCAGAAAACGCGTGCGGTGGAAATTTTGGAAGACGTGCAAGAAAACGAAGAGGCTACCTGA
- a CDS encoding electron transfer flavoprotein subunit alpha/FixB family protein: MTVLIIAEHDNQHLAAATRHAVTAGSKLGEVHVLVAGSGAAAVAEQAKQVAGVAKVLLADAEHYAGGLAEELAPLVVKLAAGYRYITAAASTFGKNLLPRVAALLDCPQVSDLTEIVDDKTFVRPIYAGNAFATVSSDAETLVLTFRTTAFAEAAASGGQAEVVQVEAAPAQGLSRFISRELVKSDRPELTQARVVVSGGRALGSVEQFNELLLPLADKLGAAIGASRAAVDADYAPNDYQVGQTGKVVAPELYIAIGISGAIQHTAGMQDSKVIVAINKDPEAAIFNIADYGLVADLFEAVPELTAALGN; this comes from the coding sequence ATGACTGTATTGATTATTGCCGAACACGACAACCAACATTTAGCCGCCGCCACGCGGCATGCCGTTACTGCCGGCAGCAAGCTGGGCGAAGTGCATGTATTGGTGGCCGGTAGCGGCGCGGCAGCGGTGGCCGAGCAGGCCAAACAAGTGGCCGGGGTGGCTAAAGTATTACTGGCTGATGCCGAACATTATGCCGGTGGCTTGGCTGAAGAGCTTGCACCTTTAGTAGTGAAATTGGCAGCGGGCTACCGCTACATTACCGCTGCTGCCAGCACCTTCGGTAAAAACCTGCTGCCGCGCGTGGCCGCCTTGTTGGATTGCCCGCAGGTTTCCGATTTAACCGAAATTGTGGACGACAAAACTTTTGTGCGCCCGATTTATGCCGGCAATGCTTTTGCCACCGTTTCCAGCGATGCGGAAACCTTGGTGCTCACCTTCCGCACCACTGCCTTTGCCGAAGCTGCCGCCAGCGGTGGTCAGGCCGAAGTGGTGCAGGTAGAGGCCGCTCCGGCTCAGGGTTTGAGCCGTTTCATTAGTCGCGAACTGGTGAAATCCGACCGCCCGGAGCTTACGCAGGCCAGAGTGGTGGTTTCCGGTGGGCGCGCCTTGGGTAGTGTTGAGCAGTTTAATGAGTTGTTGCTGCCTCTGGCTGATAAACTTGGTGCTGCCATCGGCGCTTCACGCGCGGCGGTAGATGCGGATTATGCACCCAATGATTACCAAGTAGGACAAACCGGCAAAGTGGTGGCGCCGGAGCTGTATATTGCCATCGGTATTTCCGGCGCCATACAGCACACCGCCGGTATGCAGGACAGCAAAGTCATCGTGGCCATCAACAAAGATCCAGAAGCGGCTATTTTCAATATTGCCGACTACGGCTTGGTGGCCGACTTGTTTGAAGCCGTGCCGGAGCTGACTGCGGCATTGGGTAATTAA
- the waaC gene encoding lipopolysaccharide heptosyltransferase I, with product MKILLVRLSSMGDLIHTLPAVQDLAQHCPQVELHWLAEAGFADIARLHPFVAKVIPMRWRQWRKRLFAADTRRQIRALKQELAGGGYDFVLDSQGLIKSAWFARQAGVPVKGLDKHSAREGWAAAFYAQGFQVAKGRDAVWRNRELFAQVFGYRFDGAADFGMRVPEGAVVQGLSENYRVALHATSRESKLWPDKYWVELLNRLHAADGAAVWLPWGSEVERQRALALADQIEAAQVPEEKLSLLQAAYVLRGARSVIGVDTGLLHLANALDKPLIGIYTDSDPAKTGVQPSAWAENMGGIGCLPQPEEVFERLLLLEQVYQDSQEIFR from the coding sequence ATGAAGATTTTACTGGTGCGCCTCTCCAGCATGGGCGATCTTATCCACACCCTGCCGGCAGTACAGGATTTAGCGCAGCATTGCCCGCAGGTGGAGTTGCATTGGCTGGCCGAGGCAGGGTTTGCCGATATTGCGCGCTTGCATCCGTTTGTGGCCAAGGTGATTCCGATGCGATGGCGGCAGTGGCGCAAACGGCTGTTTGCGGCGGATACGCGGCGGCAGATACGCGCGCTGAAGCAGGAGTTGGCCGGTGGCGGCTATGATTTCGTGCTCGATAGCCAAGGCTTGATAAAAAGCGCATGGTTTGCCCGCCAAGCGGGTGTGCCAGTGAAGGGTTTGGACAAACACAGCGCGCGTGAGGGTTGGGCGGCGGCGTTTTATGCGCAAGGTTTTCAGGTAGCCAAAGGGCGTGATGCGGTGTGGCGCAACCGCGAGCTGTTTGCCCAAGTGTTCGGTTATCGGTTTGACGGCGCGGCGGATTTCGGCATGCGTGTGCCGGAAGGCGCGGTGGTGCAGGGGCTATCTGAAAACTACCGTGTGGCTTTGCACGCCACCAGCCGTGAGAGCAAATTGTGGCCGGACAAATATTGGGTGGAATTGCTGAATCGGCTGCATGCAGCAGACGGTGCGGCGGTGTGGCTGCCGTGGGGCAGCGAGGTAGAACGGCAGCGCGCATTGGCCTTGGCGGATCAGATAGAGGCGGCGCAGGTGCCGGAAGAAAAGCTCAGCCTGCTGCAGGCGGCCTATGTATTGCGCGGCGCGCGCAGCGTTATCGGTGTGGATACTGGGCTGCTGCATTTGGCCAATGCGTTGGATAAGCCGCTGATCGGTATTTATACCGACAGCGATCCGGCAAAAACCGGCGTGCAGCCCTCGGCTTGGGCGGAGAATATGGGCGGTATCGGCTGCCTGCCGCAGCCAGAGGAAGTGTTTGAACGTTTGCTCCTGCTTGAGCAGGTTTATCAAGATAGCCAGGAGATTTTCAGGTAG
- a CDS encoding electron transfer flavoprotein subunit beta/FixA family protein translates to MKALVAVKRVVDYNVKVRVKADGSDVDIGNVKMSMNPFDEIAMEEAVRLKEAGKISEIVVVSLGVKQCEETLRTALAMGGDRAIHVQTDDYLEPLAVAKLLRKIAEREQPQLILLGKQAIDDDANQTAQMLAALLNAPQGTFASKVELGENEVTVVREVDGGLETVALKLPAVVSADLRLNEPRYVKLPNIMQAKKKPLEKLAVEELGVDIAPKLQQQKVAEPKPRSGGVKVQSVAELVAKLKNEAKVI, encoded by the coding sequence ATGAAAGCACTGGTTGCCGTAAAGCGGGTGGTGGATTACAACGTGAAAGTGCGGGTGAAGGCCGACGGTTCGGATGTGGATATCGGCAATGTGAAAATGTCGATGAACCCGTTTGACGAAATTGCTATGGAAGAGGCGGTGCGCCTGAAAGAGGCCGGGAAGATTAGCGAAATCGTGGTGGTATCGTTGGGCGTGAAGCAGTGCGAAGAAACGCTGCGTACCGCGCTGGCCATGGGCGGTGATCGCGCTATTCATGTGCAAACCGATGATTATTTGGAGCCTTTGGCCGTAGCCAAGCTGCTGCGCAAAATCGCCGAGCGCGAGCAGCCGCAGCTGATTTTGCTGGGCAAACAGGCGATTGACGATGACGCCAACCAAACCGCGCAAATGCTGGCCGCCTTGCTCAATGCGCCGCAGGGTACGTTTGCCAGCAAGGTGGAATTGGGTGAAAACGAAGTAACCGTGGTGCGCGAAGTGGATGGCGGTTTGGAAACCGTGGCTCTGAAGCTGCCGGCAGTGGTCAGTGCGGATTTGCGTTTGAACGAGCCACGCTATGTGAAATTGCCTAATATCATGCAGGCCAAGAAAAAACCGCTGGAAAAGCTTGCGGTGGAAGAATTGGGCGTGGATATTGCACCTAAATTGCAGCAGCAGAAAGTGGCCGAGCCCAAACCGCGCAGCGGCGGCGTGAAGGTGCAAAGCGTGGCCGAACTGGTGGCCAAATTGAAAAACGAAGCCAAAGTAATTTGA
- the lpxC gene encoding UDP-3-O-acyl-N-acetylglucosamine deacetylase encodes MKQRTLAQSVQATGVGLHSGERVLLTLHPAAENSGIVFRRTDLAGEQNRPIKLVPELINDTRLSSTIVTEDGVRVGTIEHLMSALAAYGIDNVLIELNAPEIPIMDGSSLPFLYLLQDAGIVDQKAEKCFLRILKPVEVQEPGKWVRFTPYDGFKVSLTINFDHPVFNRSNPTFEIDFAGASYVEEIARARTFGFMQEVEMMRAHGLGLGGNLSNAVVIDDNDVLNPEGLRYPDEFVRHKILDAVGDLYVIGAPIIGAFEGHKSGHAINNALLRAILADPESYEWVTFPHNQNLPAAFHALPAAA; translated from the coding sequence ATGAAACAGCGCACCCTAGCCCAATCCGTTCAAGCCACCGGCGTCGGCCTGCATTCAGGCGAGCGGGTTTTGCTTACCCTGCATCCGGCTGCCGAAAACAGCGGCATCGTATTCCGCCGCACCGATTTGGCCGGCGAACAAAACCGCCCGATCAAGCTCGTGCCCGAACTGATCAACGACACCCGCCTCTCCTCCACCATCGTTACCGAAGACGGCGTGCGGGTGGGCACAATCGAGCATTTAATGTCGGCACTGGCCGCCTACGGCATCGATAATGTGTTGATTGAATTGAATGCGCCGGAAATCCCGATTATGGACGGCTCCAGCCTGCCTTTTTTGTATCTGCTGCAAGATGCGGGCATCGTGGATCAAAAGGCCGAAAAATGCTTCCTGCGTATTTTGAAGCCAGTGGAAGTGCAGGAGCCGGGCAAATGGGTGCGCTTTACTCCGTACGACGGCTTTAAAGTTAGCCTTACCATCAATTTTGACCACCCCGTATTCAACCGCAGCAACCCCACCTTTGAAATCGATTTCGCCGGCGCATCGTATGTGGAAGAAATCGCCCGCGCCCGTACCTTCGGCTTCATGCAGGAAGTGGAAATGATGCGCGCACACGGCCTGGGCTTGGGCGGCAACTTGAGCAATGCCGTGGTGATTGACGACAATGACGTGCTCAATCCGGAAGGCCTGCGCTACCCCGACGAATTCGTACGCCACAAAATCCTCGATGCCGTGGGCGATTTATATGTCATCGGCGCGCCAATAATCGGCGCATTCGAAGGCCACAAATCCGGCCACGCCATCAATAACGCCTTATTACGTGCCATTCTCGCCGACCCGGAAAGCTACGAATGGGTCACTTTCCCACATAACCAAAACCTGCCCGCCGCTTTCCACGCCCTGCCTGCTGCAGCGTAA